In a single window of the Esox lucius isolate fEsoLuc1 chromosome 22, fEsoLuc1.pri, whole genome shotgun sequence genome:
- the uggt1 gene encoding UDP-glucose:glycoprotein glucosyltransferase 1 isoform X3 — protein MHAALGVLYQRVSEMVRVRLWMQERNYLHTNQDPLHSPRNMADAGSYQAGCGLLPRMLWQCALLSSLLQSFLSPVSAGADSKAVTTTLTTKWPSTPLLLEASEFLAEESPEMFWDFVEANQNIRGEHDDTDQSYYDLIMKRAGALLSTVQLNMLKFALSLRAYSATVHSFQQIASNEPPPSGCSAFFNVHGEKSCDTEKLAALVETAAERPKPYLFKSDHRFPGSNPDAPVVILYAEIGSSEFSVFHQLMLSKANKGQTVYVLRHYLATPSRRRVYLSGYGVELAIKNQEYKAKDDTQVQGAEVNATVMGENDPVDEVQGFLFGKLKTLYPQLKEQLKELRKHLVESTNEMAPLKVWQMQDLSFQTAARILAAPASDSLNVMRDLSQNFPTKARSITKTAVHSEIRKEIEDNQKFFKGTLGLQPGDSALFINGLHIDLDTQDIFSIFEVLRSEARVMEGLRSLHIETNYIHDILKLNVQPSDSDYAVDIRNPAINWINNLETDSRYSSWPHNVQELLRPTFPGVIRQIRKNFHNLVVILDPTHESSSELLNVAEMFYTNNIPLRIGLVFVVSDADEVDGMEDAGVALLRAFNYITMEADAPTAFDAVISMFNRVASGGKLGVADVVKVLEKRYPYVEASSILGPDSTYDANRKEGRGYYQQTGVGPLPVVMYNGMPYQKEQLDPDELETVTMHKILETTSFYQRAVYLGELATDHDVVDFIMNQPNVVPRINPRILSTARTYLDLSNTNNHFIDAYARFLFLDTRDKSTAVANSMNYMTKKDDGYIRPVTFWIVGDFDRPSGRQLLYDAIRHMKTSNNVRLGLINNPSDSPSAENSRVARAIWAATETQTANNAKNYITKLAKEETAEALETGADVAQFAVGGMDVALFKSAYEGPKMDFLLSHAAYCRDVLKLRKGQRAVISNGRIIGPLEDGEVFNQDDFLLLESIVLKTSGERIKSRVQRFGAEEDRASDLVMKIDSLLSSQPKGEARMEHVFSDDRYSAVKIRPAEGDVYFDVVAVVDPVTRDAQKLAPLLLVLKKLVNVNLRVFMNCQSKLSDLPLKSFYRYVLEPEVVFQADGRFSPGPLAKFLDMPQSPLFTLNLNTPESWMVESVRTRYDLDNIYLEEVDSVVAAEYELEHLLLEGHCFDVSTGQPPRGLQFTLGTTSDPVIVDTIVMANLGYFQLKANPGAWILKLRKGRSDEIYKIYSHDGTDSPADADDLVVVLNNFKSRIIKVKVQKKPEKFEEELLSDGTPENDSGFWGSLTRGFTGSVKTEESKQEKDDVINIFSVASGHLYERFLRIMMLSVLKHTKTPVKFWFLKNYLSPAFKEFIPYMAEQYGFQYELVQYKWPRWLHQQTEKQRIIWGYKILFLDVLFPLSVDKFLFVDADQIVRTDLKELRDFDLEGAPYGYTPFCESRREMDGFRFWKSGYWASHLAGRKYHISALYVVDLKKFRKIAAGDRLRGQYQGLSQDPNSLSNLDQDLPNNMIHQVPIKSLPQEWLWCETWCDDNSKKKAKTIDLCNNPQTKEPKLQAAVRIVAEWSDYDQEIKRFQNRVQERVAENDTTHTDKPDDTHTEL, from the exons GCAGGAAAGAAACTACCTACACACAAATCAGGACCCCCTTCACTCCCCTCGGAACATGGCAGATGCGGGAAGTTATCAAGCCGGTTGTG GCCTGCTCCCCAGGATGCTGTGGCAGTGTGCCCTGCTGTCATCCCTGCTCCAGTCTTTTCTATCACCGGTGTCCGCAGGAGCGGACTCCAAAGCTGTCACCACCACTCTCACTACAAAGTGGCCCTCCACCCCCCTGCTGCTGGAAGCCAG TGAGTTCCTGGCTGAGGAGAGTCCGGAGATGTTCTGGGATTTTGTTGAAGCCAATCAGAACATCCGAGGGGAACACGATG ATACAGACCAGTCATACTACGATCTGATAATGAAGAGAGCCGGCGCTCTGCTCAGCACAGTCCAACTCAACATGCTGAagtttgctctctctctcagggcctaCTCTGCCACTGTACACTCCTTCCAACAA ATAGCATCCAACGAGCCCCCTCCCTCTGGCTGCTCAGCGTTCTTCAATGTTCATGGGGAGAAGTCATGTGACACTGAGAAACTGGCTGCACTAGTGGAGACAGCAGCAGAACG GCCCAAGCCCTATTTATTCAAAAGCGATCACAGGTTCCCGGGATCAAACCCTGACGCTCCGGTTGTTATCCTGTATGCTGAGATCGGAAGTTCAGAATTCTCTGTGTTTCATCAGCTGATGCTGTCCAAGGCCAACAAGGGACAGACTGTCTATGTACTTCGCCACTACTTGGCT ACTCCTAGCAGGAGGCGGGTGTATCTGTCTGGTTATGGAGTGGAGCTGGCCATCAAGAATCAGGAATACAAGGCTAAAGATGACACACAGGTTCAAGGAGCAGAGGTCAACGCCACGGTGATGGGAGAGAATGACCCCGTGGATGAGGTCCAGGGATTCCTCTTTGGAAAACTCAA GACACTGTACCCGCAGCTGAAGGAACAGCTCAAGGAGCTACGGAAGCACCTGGTGGAGAGCACCAATGAAATGGCTCCCCTCAAAGTGTGGCAGATGCAAG ATCTGAGTTTCCAGACGGCAGCTCGGATCCTGGCTGCTCCAGCTTCAGATTCCCTCAACGTCATGAGAGACCTCAGTCAGAACTTCCCTACCAAGGCCAg GTCCATCACTAAAACTGCAGTCCACTCTGAAATCCGTAAAGAGATCGAAGACAACCAGAAG TTCTTTAAGGGAACTCTGGGATTGCAACCTGGGGACTCTGCTCTCTTCATCAACGGACTGCACATAGACCTGGACACACAGGACATcttcag TATTTTCGAGGTTCTGCGTAGTGAGGCCAGGGTGATGGAAGGTCTGCGTTCTCTTCACATCGAGACCAACTACATCCACGACATCCTCAAGCTAAATGTTCAGCCTTCTGACTCTGACTACGCTGTGGACATCCGCAACCCTGCCATTAAC tggATTAACAATctggagacagacagcagaTACAGCTCATGGCCACACAATGTCCAGGAACTCCTCCGACCCACGTTCCCTGGAGTCATACGACAGATCCGCAAAAACTTCCACAACCTT GTGGTCatcctggaccccacccatgaGAGCTCCTCTGAGCTGTTAAATGTCGCTGAGATGTTTTACACCAACAACATTCCTCTCAG GATTGGGCTGGTGTTTGTGGTGTCTGATGCTGATGAAGTCGACGGTATGGAGGACGCAGGCGTGGCTCTGCTCCGAGCCTTCAACTACATCACAATGGAGGCCGACGCCCCCACCGCCTTCGACGCCGTCATATCG ATGTTCAACCGGGTGGCCAGCGGTGGTAAACTGGGTGTGGCTGACGTAGTCAAGGTGTTGGAGAAGAGGTACCCCTACGTGGAGGCCAGCAGCATCCTTGGCCCGGACTCCACCTACGACGCCAACAGGAAG GAAGGGCGTGGCTACTACCAGCAGACGGGGGTGGGTCCGTTGCCGGTGGTGATGTATAATGGGATGCCGTATCAGAAAGAACAGCTGGACCCGGACGAGCTGGAGACGGTCACCATGCACAAAATACTGGAGACTACCAGCTTCTACCAACGGGCTGTCTACCTG GGGGAGCTGGCCACAGATCACGACGTGGTGGATTTCATCATGAACCAACCCAACGTGGTCCCTCGAATCAACCCCCGAATCCTGTCTACAGCCAGAACCTACCTGGACCTGTCCAATACCA ATAACCACTTCATAGACGCGTACGCTCGCTTTTTGTTCCTGGACACCAGAGACAAGAGCACTGCTGTGGCTAACAGCATGAACTACATGACCAAGAAag ATGATGGCTACATTCGTCCTGTCACTTTCTGGATTGTGGGAGATTTCGACCGACCTTCAGGACGCCAGCTGCTCTACGATGCCATCAGACACATG AAAACCAGCAACAACGTGCGACTGGGCCTGATCAACAACCCCAGTGACAGCCCGTCTGCTGAGAACAGTCGTGTTGCCAGGGCGATTTGGGCCGCCACGGAGACTCAGACCGCCAACAACGCCAAGAACTACATCACCAAGCTGGCCAAGGAGGAGACGGCCGAGGCCCTGGAGACGGGGGCCGATGTTGCTCAGTTTGCTGTCGGG GGTATGGATGTAGCCTTGTTCAAGAGCGCGTACGAAGGTCCAAAGATGGACTTCCTGCTGTCTCACGCTGCCTACTGCCGAGACGTTCTCAAGCTACGGAAGGGACAGCGGGCCGTCATCAGCAATGGACGG ATCATTGGTCCGCTGGAGGACGGGGAGGTCTTTAACCAAGACGATTTCCTCCTTCTGGAGAGTATCGTTCTGAAGACCTCGGGGGAGCGAATCAAAAGCAGGGTCCAGCGTTTTGGGGCGGAGGAGGACAGAGCCAGCGACCTGGTGATGAAGATCGACTCCCTGCTGTCCTCCCAACCCAAAGGAGAAGCCAGGATGGAGCACGTGTTTTCTGACGACCGATACAG TGCCGTGAAGATCCGGCCCGCAGAGGGGGATGTCTACTTCGACGTGGTTGCCGTCGTAGATCCTGTAACCAGGGACGCGCAGAAACTAGCTCCACTGTTGTTG GTGTTGAAGAAGCTGGTCAATGTGAACCTTCGCGTGTTTATGAACTGCCAGTCCAAACTGTCAGACCTGCCTCTGAAAAG TTTCTACCGCTACGTGTTGGAGCCGGAAGTGGTGTTCCAGGCTGATGGCAGGTTCTCCCCCGGTCCGCTGGCCAAGTTCCTGGACATGCCCCAGTCTCCCCTCTTCACACTCAACCTCAACACCCCTGAGAGCTGGATGGTGGAGTCCGTGCGAACCAGATACGACCTGGATAACATCTACCTGGAAGAG GTGGACAGTGTAGTAGCGGCGGAGTACGAACTGGAGCATCTGCTCCTGGAGGGCCACTGTTTCGACGTGAGTACGGGCCAGCCTCCCAGAGGACTACAATTCACCCTGGGAACCACCTCAGACCCGGTCATCGTCGACACCATCGTCATGGCCAACCTG GGTTATTTCCAGTTGAAGGCAAACCCTGGAGCCTGGATACTGAAGCTCAGGAAAGGACGGTCTGATGAAATCTACAAGATCTATAG TCATGACGGAACGGACTCTCCAGCAGACGCCGATGACCTCGTTGTGGTGCTGAACAACTTCAAGAGCCGAATCATCAAAGTCAAG GTCCAGAAGAAGCCAGAGAAGTTCGAGGAGGAGCTGTTGAGTGACGGAACCCCAGAGAACGACTCTGGTTTCTGGGGGTCTCTGACCAG GGGCTTTACAGGAAGTGTGAAAACGGAGGAGAGCAAACAGGAGAAGGATGACGTCATCAACATCTTCTCTGTGGCCTCTGGACACCTCTATGAACGTTTTCTGAG AATCATGATGTTGTCCGTGCTGAAGCACACTAAGACACCCGTCAAGTTCTGGTTCCTTAAAAACTACCTCTCGCCAGCTTTTAAG GAGTTCATCCCGTACATGGCAGAGCAGTACGGCTTCCAGTATGAGCTGGTCCAGTACAAATGGCCGCGATGGCTTCACCAGCAGACGGAGAAACAAAGGATCATCTGGGGTTATAAGATCCTGTTCCTGGACGTGCTGTTCCCCCTGTCGGTCGACAAGTTCTTATTTGTGGACGCAGATCAG ATAGTGCGTACGGACCTGAAGGAGCTCCGGGACTTTGACCTGGAGGGAGCACCGTACGGGTACACCCCGTTCTGTGAGAGCCGCAGGGAGATGGACGGATTCCGCTTCTGGAAGTCGGGCTACTGGGCGAGTCACCTCGCTGGTCGCAAGTACCACATCAG tgCTCTGTATGTGGTAGATCTGAAGAAGTTCCGCAAGATTGCAGCAGGAGACCGTCTGAGAGGACAGTATCAAGGCCTGAGTCAAGACCCCAACAGTCTGTCCAACCTGGACCAG GACCTGCCGAATAACATGATCCACCAGGTTCCTATCAAGTCTCTTCCACAGGAGTGGCTCTGGTGTGAAACCTGGTGTGATGACAACTCAAAGAAGAAGGCCAAGACCATAGAtctg TGCAACAACCCCCAGACCAAAGAGCCGAAGCTTCAGGCCGCTGTACGCATTGTAGCCGAGTGGAGCGACTATGACCAGGAGATCaaacggttccagaaccgagtcCAGGAGAGAGTAGCGGAGAACGATACGACACACACGGACAAACCAG acgacacacacacagagttatgA
- the uggt1 gene encoding UDP-glucose:glycoprotein glucosyltransferase 1 isoform X2: MHAALGVLYQRVSEMVRVRLWMQERNYLHTNQDPLHSPRNMADAGSYQAGCGLLPRMLWQCALLSSLLQSFLSPVSAGADSKAVTTTLTTKWPSTPLLLEASEFLAEESPEMFWDFVEANQNIRGEHDDTDQSYYDLIMKRAGALLSTVQLNMLKFALSLRAYSATVHSFQQIASNEPPPSGCSAFFNVHGEKSCDTEKLAALVETAAERPKPYLFKSDHRFPGSNPDAPVVILYAEIGSSEFSVFHQLMLSKANKGQTVYVLRHYLATPSRRRVYLSGYGVELAIKNQEYKAKDDTQVQGAEVNATVMGENDPVDEVQGFLFGKLKTLYPQLKEQLKELRKHLVESTNEMAPLKVWQMQDLSFQTAARILAAPASDSLNVMRDLSQNFPTKARSITKTAVHSEIRKEIEDNQKFFKGTLGLQPGDSALFINGLHIDLDTQDIFSIFEVLRSEARVMEGLRSLHIETNYIHDILKLNVQPSDSDYAVDIRNPAINWINNLETDSRYSSWPHNVQELLRPTFPGVIRQIRKNFHNLVVILDPTHESSSELLNVAEMFYTNNIPLRIGLVFVVSDADEVDGMEDAGVALLRAFNYITMEADAPTAFDAVISMFNRVASGGKLGVADVVKVLEKRYPYVEASSILGPDSTYDANRKEGRGYYQQTGVGPLPVVMYNGMPYQKEQLDPDELETVTMHKILETTSFYQRAVYLGELATDHDVVDFIMNQPNVVPRINPRILSTARTYLDLSNTNNHFIDAYARFLFLDTRDKSTAVANSMNYMTKKVDDGYIRPVTFWIVGDFDRPSGRQLLYDAIRHMKTSNNVRLGLINNPSDSPSAENSRVARAIWAATETQTANNAKNYITKLAKEETAEALETGADVAQFAVGGMDVALFKSAYEGPKMDFLLSHAAYCRDVLKLRKGQRAVISNGRIIGPLEDGEVFNQDDFLLLESIVLKTSGERIKSRVQRFGAEEDRASDLVMKIDSLLSSQPKGEARMEHVFSDDRYSAVKIRPAEGDVYFDVVAVVDPVTRDAQKLAPLLLVLKKLVNVNLRVFMNCQSKLSDLPLKSFYRYVLEPEVVFQADGRFSPGPLAKFLDMPQSPLFTLNLNTPESWMVESVRTRYDLDNIYLEEVDSVVAAEYELEHLLLEGHCFDVSTGQPPRGLQFTLGTTSDPVIVDTIVMANLGYFQLKANPGAWILKLRKGRSDEIYKIYSHDGTDSPADADDLVVVLNNFKSRIIKVKVQKKPEKFEEELLSDGTPENDSGFWGSLTRGFTGSVKTEESKQEKDDVINIFSVASGHLYERFLRIMMLSVLKHTKTPVKFWFLKNYLSPAFKEFIPYMAEQYGFQYELVQYKWPRWLHQQTEKQRIIWGYKILFLDVLFPLSVDKFLFVDADQIVRTDLKELRDFDLEGAPYGYTPFCESRREMDGFRFWKSGYWASHLAGRKYHISALYVVDLKKFRKIAAGDRLRGQYQGLSQDPNSLSNLDQDLPNNMIHQVPIKSLPQEWLWCETWCDDNSKKKAKTIDLCNNPQTKEPKLQAAVRIVAEWSDYDQEIKRFQNRVQERVAENDTTHTDKPDDTHTEL, encoded by the exons GCAGGAAAGAAACTACCTACACACAAATCAGGACCCCCTTCACTCCCCTCGGAACATGGCAGATGCGGGAAGTTATCAAGCCGGTTGTG GCCTGCTCCCCAGGATGCTGTGGCAGTGTGCCCTGCTGTCATCCCTGCTCCAGTCTTTTCTATCACCGGTGTCCGCAGGAGCGGACTCCAAAGCTGTCACCACCACTCTCACTACAAAGTGGCCCTCCACCCCCCTGCTGCTGGAAGCCAG TGAGTTCCTGGCTGAGGAGAGTCCGGAGATGTTCTGGGATTTTGTTGAAGCCAATCAGAACATCCGAGGGGAACACGATG ATACAGACCAGTCATACTACGATCTGATAATGAAGAGAGCCGGCGCTCTGCTCAGCACAGTCCAACTCAACATGCTGAagtttgctctctctctcagggcctaCTCTGCCACTGTACACTCCTTCCAACAA ATAGCATCCAACGAGCCCCCTCCCTCTGGCTGCTCAGCGTTCTTCAATGTTCATGGGGAGAAGTCATGTGACACTGAGAAACTGGCTGCACTAGTGGAGACAGCAGCAGAACG GCCCAAGCCCTATTTATTCAAAAGCGATCACAGGTTCCCGGGATCAAACCCTGACGCTCCGGTTGTTATCCTGTATGCTGAGATCGGAAGTTCAGAATTCTCTGTGTTTCATCAGCTGATGCTGTCCAAGGCCAACAAGGGACAGACTGTCTATGTACTTCGCCACTACTTGGCT ACTCCTAGCAGGAGGCGGGTGTATCTGTCTGGTTATGGAGTGGAGCTGGCCATCAAGAATCAGGAATACAAGGCTAAAGATGACACACAGGTTCAAGGAGCAGAGGTCAACGCCACGGTGATGGGAGAGAATGACCCCGTGGATGAGGTCCAGGGATTCCTCTTTGGAAAACTCAA GACACTGTACCCGCAGCTGAAGGAACAGCTCAAGGAGCTACGGAAGCACCTGGTGGAGAGCACCAATGAAATGGCTCCCCTCAAAGTGTGGCAGATGCAAG ATCTGAGTTTCCAGACGGCAGCTCGGATCCTGGCTGCTCCAGCTTCAGATTCCCTCAACGTCATGAGAGACCTCAGTCAGAACTTCCCTACCAAGGCCAg GTCCATCACTAAAACTGCAGTCCACTCTGAAATCCGTAAAGAGATCGAAGACAACCAGAAG TTCTTTAAGGGAACTCTGGGATTGCAACCTGGGGACTCTGCTCTCTTCATCAACGGACTGCACATAGACCTGGACACACAGGACATcttcag TATTTTCGAGGTTCTGCGTAGTGAGGCCAGGGTGATGGAAGGTCTGCGTTCTCTTCACATCGAGACCAACTACATCCACGACATCCTCAAGCTAAATGTTCAGCCTTCTGACTCTGACTACGCTGTGGACATCCGCAACCCTGCCATTAAC tggATTAACAATctggagacagacagcagaTACAGCTCATGGCCACACAATGTCCAGGAACTCCTCCGACCCACGTTCCCTGGAGTCATACGACAGATCCGCAAAAACTTCCACAACCTT GTGGTCatcctggaccccacccatgaGAGCTCCTCTGAGCTGTTAAATGTCGCTGAGATGTTTTACACCAACAACATTCCTCTCAG GATTGGGCTGGTGTTTGTGGTGTCTGATGCTGATGAAGTCGACGGTATGGAGGACGCAGGCGTGGCTCTGCTCCGAGCCTTCAACTACATCACAATGGAGGCCGACGCCCCCACCGCCTTCGACGCCGTCATATCG ATGTTCAACCGGGTGGCCAGCGGTGGTAAACTGGGTGTGGCTGACGTAGTCAAGGTGTTGGAGAAGAGGTACCCCTACGTGGAGGCCAGCAGCATCCTTGGCCCGGACTCCACCTACGACGCCAACAGGAAG GAAGGGCGTGGCTACTACCAGCAGACGGGGGTGGGTCCGTTGCCGGTGGTGATGTATAATGGGATGCCGTATCAGAAAGAACAGCTGGACCCGGACGAGCTGGAGACGGTCACCATGCACAAAATACTGGAGACTACCAGCTTCTACCAACGGGCTGTCTACCTG GGGGAGCTGGCCACAGATCACGACGTGGTGGATTTCATCATGAACCAACCCAACGTGGTCCCTCGAATCAACCCCCGAATCCTGTCTACAGCCAGAACCTACCTGGACCTGTCCAATACCA ATAACCACTTCATAGACGCGTACGCTCGCTTTTTGTTCCTGGACACCAGAGACAAGAGCACTGCTGTGGCTAACAGCATGAACTACATGACCAAGAAag TAGATGATGGCTACATTCGTCCTGTCACTTTCTGGATTGTGGGAGATTTCGACCGACCTTCAGGACGCCAGCTGCTCTACGATGCCATCAGACACATG AAAACCAGCAACAACGTGCGACTGGGCCTGATCAACAACCCCAGTGACAGCCCGTCTGCTGAGAACAGTCGTGTTGCCAGGGCGATTTGGGCCGCCACGGAGACTCAGACCGCCAACAACGCCAAGAACTACATCACCAAGCTGGCCAAGGAGGAGACGGCCGAGGCCCTGGAGACGGGGGCCGATGTTGCTCAGTTTGCTGTCGGG GGTATGGATGTAGCCTTGTTCAAGAGCGCGTACGAAGGTCCAAAGATGGACTTCCTGCTGTCTCACGCTGCCTACTGCCGAGACGTTCTCAAGCTACGGAAGGGACAGCGGGCCGTCATCAGCAATGGACGG ATCATTGGTCCGCTGGAGGACGGGGAGGTCTTTAACCAAGACGATTTCCTCCTTCTGGAGAGTATCGTTCTGAAGACCTCGGGGGAGCGAATCAAAAGCAGGGTCCAGCGTTTTGGGGCGGAGGAGGACAGAGCCAGCGACCTGGTGATGAAGATCGACTCCCTGCTGTCCTCCCAACCCAAAGGAGAAGCCAGGATGGAGCACGTGTTTTCTGACGACCGATACAG TGCCGTGAAGATCCGGCCCGCAGAGGGGGATGTCTACTTCGACGTGGTTGCCGTCGTAGATCCTGTAACCAGGGACGCGCAGAAACTAGCTCCACTGTTGTTG GTGTTGAAGAAGCTGGTCAATGTGAACCTTCGCGTGTTTATGAACTGCCAGTCCAAACTGTCAGACCTGCCTCTGAAAAG TTTCTACCGCTACGTGTTGGAGCCGGAAGTGGTGTTCCAGGCTGATGGCAGGTTCTCCCCCGGTCCGCTGGCCAAGTTCCTGGACATGCCCCAGTCTCCCCTCTTCACACTCAACCTCAACACCCCTGAGAGCTGGATGGTGGAGTCCGTGCGAACCAGATACGACCTGGATAACATCTACCTGGAAGAG GTGGACAGTGTAGTAGCGGCGGAGTACGAACTGGAGCATCTGCTCCTGGAGGGCCACTGTTTCGACGTGAGTACGGGCCAGCCTCCCAGAGGACTACAATTCACCCTGGGAACCACCTCAGACCCGGTCATCGTCGACACCATCGTCATGGCCAACCTG GGTTATTTCCAGTTGAAGGCAAACCCTGGAGCCTGGATACTGAAGCTCAGGAAAGGACGGTCTGATGAAATCTACAAGATCTATAG TCATGACGGAACGGACTCTCCAGCAGACGCCGATGACCTCGTTGTGGTGCTGAACAACTTCAAGAGCCGAATCATCAAAGTCAAG GTCCAGAAGAAGCCAGAGAAGTTCGAGGAGGAGCTGTTGAGTGACGGAACCCCAGAGAACGACTCTGGTTTCTGGGGGTCTCTGACCAG GGGCTTTACAGGAAGTGTGAAAACGGAGGAGAGCAAACAGGAGAAGGATGACGTCATCAACATCTTCTCTGTGGCCTCTGGACACCTCTATGAACGTTTTCTGAG AATCATGATGTTGTCCGTGCTGAAGCACACTAAGACACCCGTCAAGTTCTGGTTCCTTAAAAACTACCTCTCGCCAGCTTTTAAG GAGTTCATCCCGTACATGGCAGAGCAGTACGGCTTCCAGTATGAGCTGGTCCAGTACAAATGGCCGCGATGGCTTCACCAGCAGACGGAGAAACAAAGGATCATCTGGGGTTATAAGATCCTGTTCCTGGACGTGCTGTTCCCCCTGTCGGTCGACAAGTTCTTATTTGTGGACGCAGATCAG ATAGTGCGTACGGACCTGAAGGAGCTCCGGGACTTTGACCTGGAGGGAGCACCGTACGGGTACACCCCGTTCTGTGAGAGCCGCAGGGAGATGGACGGATTCCGCTTCTGGAAGTCGGGCTACTGGGCGAGTCACCTCGCTGGTCGCAAGTACCACATCAG tgCTCTGTATGTGGTAGATCTGAAGAAGTTCCGCAAGATTGCAGCAGGAGACCGTCTGAGAGGACAGTATCAAGGCCTGAGTCAAGACCCCAACAGTCTGTCCAACCTGGACCAG GACCTGCCGAATAACATGATCCACCAGGTTCCTATCAAGTCTCTTCCACAGGAGTGGCTCTGGTGTGAAACCTGGTGTGATGACAACTCAAAGAAGAAGGCCAAGACCATAGAtctg TGCAACAACCCCCAGACCAAAGAGCCGAAGCTTCAGGCCGCTGTACGCATTGTAGCCGAGTGGAGCGACTATGACCAGGAGATCaaacggttccagaaccgagtcCAGGAGAGAGTAGCGGAGAACGATACGACACACACGGACAAACCAG acgacacacacacagagttatgA